A region of Macaca thibetana thibetana isolate TM-01 chromosome 20, ASM2454274v1, whole genome shotgun sequence DNA encodes the following proteins:
- the NPW gene encoding neuropeptide W — MGLRRSPYMWRRVLRAAAGPLTGDTLSPGPAAREAPLLLPSWVQELWETRRRSSEAGIPVRAPRSPRAPESALELVSLDFSGASQRLPRDVSRPAVVPAANRLGRPRLAPGPS; from the exons ATGGGGCTGCGCCGCTCACCCTACATGTGGCGCCGCGTGCTGCGCGCGGCCGCCGGCCCCCTGACCGGGGACACCCTCTCCCCCGGACCCGCTGCCCGCGAGGCTCCTCTCCTGCTGCCCTCGTGGGTTCAGGAGCTGTGGGAGACGCGACGCAGGAGCTCCGAGGCAGGGATCCCTGTCCGTGCGCCCCGGAGCCCGCGCGCCCCGGAGTCTGCGCTGGAACTGGTGTCCCTGGACTTCAGCGGAGCCAGCCAG CGACTTCCGAGAGACGTCTCCCGCCCCGCCGTGGTCCCCGCAGCAAACCGCCTTGGCCGGCCCCGCCTGGCCCCCGGACCGTCCTGA